A section of the Lineus longissimus chromosome 1, tnLinLong1.2, whole genome shotgun sequence genome encodes:
- the LOC135485925 gene encoding dynein intermediate chain 3, ciliary-like translates to MEIVYVYTKKRSEFGRQCNFSDRPAELHVDILPDTSLTEDFIERNPVDIGIQCVQEMSEHEVNTERFETDSRGINHTEGGWPKDINPQEVEQVIRYRKKVEKDEVYINTIQQLCSVMEHCIKQNNSIDIYEEYFDDQEMDMTDEPPSAKTINVFRDPNEIKRTATHISWFPDGPRKIAVAYCNLEFQGSASETSMDSYIWDVENPNKPEMTLKPVSPLVCLEYNPKDSHVLLGGCYNGQIAYWDTRKGSQPVDMTPIEHSHRDPAYKTIWLSSKTGTECFSASTDGQVLWWDTRKLGEPTEKLYLDPTKKQDLTKAQGAMCLEYEPTIPTKFMVGTEQGTIMSCNRKAKTPAEKIVNVWGGHHGPVYALQRNPFFPKNFLSVADWTARIWSEDIRESSIMWTKYHMAYLTDGCWSPVRPSVFYTTKMDGTLDIWDFIFKQNDPTLSLQVCDESLHCLRVQEHGRLLATGSYSGTTTLLELSDGLCTLQRNEKTLVTAMFERETRREKILESRHREMKLKERTKSSQEKDEAPEEDAPEGEENLVEKAELDFFHIIEQEKKEREKREAKRQTAETDKEKVDERKTTPIEEEDEDEGGQEKAEDEKPEKQEEQAPEPEVVPEAEPEAEQKQE, encoded by the exons ATGGAGATTGTGTATGTTTATACCAAGAAGCGGAGTGAGTTTGGACGGCAGTGTAATTTCTCTGACCGACCGGCTGAACTCCATGTCGACATCCTGCCAGATACATCCCTCACTGAGGACTTCATTGAGAGAAATCCAGTTGACATTGGCATACAATGTGTTCAGGAAATGTCAGAGCATGAG GTCAACACGGAAAGATTTGAGACGGACAGCAGAGGCATCAACCACACAGAGGGAGGCTGGCCAAAGGATATCAATCCGCAAGAAGTTGAGCAAGTCATTAGGTATAGGAAAAAGGTTGAGAAAGATGAGGTTTATATCAACACCATACAACAGCTGTGCAGT GTAATGGAACACTGCATCAAGCAGAACAACTCCATCGACATCTATGAAGAATACTTTGATGATCAAGAAATGGACATGACAGATGAACCGCCATCCGCAAAGACTATAAATGTTTTCAG AGATCCAAATGAAATCAAACGAACAGCCACTCACATTTCCTGGTTCCCAGATGGTCCAAGGAAAATTGCTGTCGCTTATTGTAACTTAGAATTCCAAGGAAGTGCATCAGAGACCAGCATGGATTCATACATTTGGGATGTTG AAAACCCTAATAAGCCTGAAATGACTCTGAAACCTGTGTCACCACTCGTCTGCCTCGAGTACAATCCTAAAGATTCCCACGTGCTGCTTGGAGGTTGTTACAACGGTCAAATAG CATACTGGGACACTAGGAAAGGGTCGCAGCCAGTAGACATGACACCAATAGAACACAGCCACAGGGACCCTGCCTACAAAACAATTTGGTTATCATCAAAGACTGGCACAGAATGTTTCTCAGCATCGACAGATGGTCAGGTGTTGTGGTGGGATACACGAAAACTTGGAGAACCGACAGAAAAACTTTACCTTGATCCGACAAAGAAGCAAGACTTAACGAAAGCACAGGGCGCAATGTGCTTAGAATATGAACCAACAATT CCAACAAAATTCATGGTAGGAACTGAACAAGGAACGATCATGTCGTGTAACAGAAAAGCCAAAACTCCAGCTGAAAAAATTGTAAATGTTTGGGGAGGTCATCACGGTCCAGTATACGCCCTACAACGGAATCCATTCTTCCCGAAGAACTTCCTCAGTGTGGCTGATTGGACAGCGAGAATTTGGTCTGAGGATATCCGGGAGTCCTCAATCATGTGGACAAA GTACCACATGGCCTACCTCACAGATGGTTGCTGGTCACCTGTCCGACCGTCTGTCTTCTACACAACCAAAATGGATGGTACTCTTGATATCTGGGACTTTATATTCAAACAGAATGATCCAACTCTTAGTCTACAG GTCTGTGATGAGTCTCTGCACTGCTTACGAGTCCAGGAACACGGCCGTCTCCTTGCCACTGGTTCTTACAGTGGTACTACTACTCTCCTAGAACTATCTGACGGTCTCTGCACATTACAAAGGAATGAGAAAACTTTAGTAACTGCT ATGTTTGAGCGAGAAACTAGGAGAGAAAAGATCTTGGAGTCCCGACACAGagaaatgaaactgaaagaaaGGACAAAGAGTTCACAAGAAAAG GATGAGGCACCCGAGGAGGATGCCCCCGAAGGGGAGGAGAATCTTGTTGAGAAGGCCGAACTCGACTTCTTCCATATCATCGAACAGGAGAAGAAGGAGAGGGAAAAGAGGGAGGCCAAACGACAGACGGCCGAAACAGATAAAGAAAAGGTGGATGAGAGAAAG ACCACACCCATTGAAGAAGAGGATGAAGATGAAGGAGGACAAGAGAAAGCAGAAGACGAAAAACCCGAGAAACAAGAGGAGCAAGCACCAGAACCAGAGGTGGTACCAGAAGCAGAACCAGAAGCAGAGCAGAAGCAGGAATAA
- the LOC135498082 gene encoding tRNA-splicing endonuclease subunit Sen54-like, producing MAFPINALSSGEISVYRKPKNKELPSRGFKEYAPDGSWVQEKRLEKALANTREVLSEAKVNLCGSLVTGLWLPDQSLVEVVKGKGLFWQYMGHSEMKKDYLFPEEALFLLDSGTMEVLYGGMPLSIQQAYARLLCDLTIAEYQVYAHLMRQGYIVSRYRPGSDIKITKYEKKIGLDHHISKKLRKQQRNETIGKIITEDGTCRKRTSAAAGSEECVGARKRPRDGDGLKFSSRCVEGGMAKSDSLVVEGVQLLSGTSCSMEGGQGRSDTSCPMEVGQKISETSCPIDDRVTGHVAIWTSSEVSEIGADLSSSEKNNLSQDPARKGSSDLIKNVCDDSDITNVCESRDTSAIDVPDFEDPALLVNDSRNSKEWSEKLPYTNWNFADFAFLSISERDSEFDKPDPSLLPRNVDLKNSSFHSQRFSLPAQRFNNPSCDTDTELEFSCGDIWNRSKPKTSSARNWCEYKQELLKVTEEEDDLQKTPISHLWEGDVTPLLQPHGAKSTALTLEKLQVVQSRSWDSNEKLSSDIPAEELRVTFNLYSPDIKTSYRKSTPPLPNYRVCVLRQSASPPDLAMITHVVKQTRDDVPILWAVSDYGDIQFFTFSPVEMPVDVNIG from the exons ATGGCGTTCCCTATCAATGCACTGAG TTCAGGAGAAATATCTGTGTACAGGAAGCCTAAGAACAAAGAACTACCATCGCGAGGGTTTAAAGAATATGCTCCTGATGGCTCGTGGGTTCAGGAAAAGAGGTTGGAGAAGGCCTTGGCTAACACTAGGGAGGTCCTGTCAGAAGCCAAAGTCAATTTGTG TGGTTCCCTTGTGACTGGATTATGGCTTCCTGATCAATCTCTTGTTGAAGTTGTGAAGGGGAAG GGTCTCTTCTGGCAATACATGGGTCATTCCGAGATGAAGAAGGATTATCTGTTCCCTGAGGAGGCCTTGTTCCTGTTGGACTCG GGGACAATGGAGGTGCTTTATGGTGGGATGCCCCTGAGTATTCAGCAGGCCTATGCAAGACTCCTTTGTGATCTGACCATTGCAGAGTATCAAGTCTATGCTCACCTGATGAGGCAGGGTTATATTGTCAGCAGATATAGACCAGG ATCTGATATCAAAATAACCAAGTATGAGAAGAAGATAGGACTTGACCATCATATCAGTAAGAAACTCAGAAAACAACAAAGAAACGAAACCATCGGCAAGATTATTACAGAAGACGGGACGTGCAGGAAAAGAACTTCAGCTGCTGCAGGTAGTGAGGAGTGTGTGGGGGCAAGGAAACGTCCAAGAGATGGTGACGGTTTGAAATTTAGTTCTCGGTGTGTGGAAGGAGGAATGGCTAAATCTGATTCACTGGTTGTGGAGGGTGTTCAATTGCTTAGTGGGACTTCATGTTCCATGGAGGGTGGTCAAGGGCGAAGTGATACTTCATGTCCAATGGAGGTTGGACAAAAGATAAGTGAAACGTCATGTCCCATTGATGATAGAGTGACAGGCCATGTTGCAATTTGGACCAGTTCAGAAGTTTCAGAAATAGGGGCTGATTTATCTtcctctgaaaaaaacaatctgTCGCAAGATCCTGCTCGAAAAGGGTCAAGTGACTTGATCAAAAACGTCTGTGATGATAGTGATATCACTAACGTTTGTGAGTCCAGAGACACTTCAGCAATTGATGTGCCAGACTTTGAAGACCCAGCATTGCTGGTAAACGACTCAAGGAATTCAAAAGAATGGAGTGAAAAGTTGCCATACACCAATTGGAATTTTGCAGACTTTGCGTTTCTTAGCATCAGTGAGAGAGATTCTGAGTTCGATAAACCAGACCCTTCACTTTTACCACGAAATGTTGATCTCAAGAACAGCTCCTTTCATAGTCAGCGGTTTTCGTTACCGGCTCAAAGGTTTAACAATCCTTCTTGCGATACAGACACTGAACTTGAGTTTTCCTGTGGTGATATTTGGAATCGGTCGAAACCTAAGACATCGTCTGCAAGGAATTGGTGTGAATATAAACAAGAACTTTTAAAAGTCACTGAAGAAGAGGATGACTTGCAGAAAACTCCCATCAGCCATTTATGGGAAGGCGATGTCACACCACTGCTCCAACCTCATGGTGCCAAATCTACAG CACTCACATTAGAAAAACTTCAGGTGGTTCAATCAAGATCATGGGATTCTAATGAAAA GCTTTCATCTGACATTCCAGCAGAAGAATTACGAGTGACCTTCAACCTGTACTCCCCAGACATAAAGACAAGCTACAGAAAATCCACTCCTCCGCTTCCAAATTACAGAGTTTGTGTTCTCAG GCAAAGTGCGTCTCCCCCGGACTTGGCCATGATCACCCATGTTGTGAAGCAGACGAGAGATGATGTGCCAATACTATGGGCAGTATCGGACTACGGTGACATTCAGTTCTTCACTTTCTCTCCTGTGGAAATGCCGGTGGATGTGAACATTGGATAA